In Besnoitia besnoiti strain Bb-Ger1 chromosome IX, whole genome shotgun sequence, a single genomic region encodes these proteins:
- a CDS encoding EGF family domain-containing protein (encoded by transcript BESB_014190) produces MMEPSMMSTDMEAESLNDNQFAVAFHQVKPGHTAVRNGHNIIVAGGCDVTRNVQKCYNDVWKLDTTRLRWTLLSGSHPRFGARELHTAHLTSGGRILLIGGQKMLARDYQDVVMFKSDSCGGTPSCSGNGTCINGSCSCNSGWASQDCGEAKHATLGCYALVPDSEGTATEMELVSQTGCANARTACDIPTELSSRVTGRKDEKQEKHLSQLPNLYAKHQMGGGPPVGRYSTLCHPGIPAAIDALRADIPGMPRTNMPVSETKMQPPHTSMRSQRLPTPLPDLPPYGAATAYVSAATKVVVGVLSLLGGSAAVSVIYAINHGRT; encoded by the exons ATGATGGAACCTTCAATGATGTCTACAGATATG GAAGCCGAAAGCTTGAATGACAATCAGTTTGCGGTAGCTTTCCACCAAGTCAAGCCAG GCCACACAGCGGTCCGAAACGGACACAAC ATCATCGTAGCCGGTGGCTGCGACGTTACCAGGAACGTGCAGAAGTGTTACAA CGACGTGTGGAAGCTAGACACTACCCGTCTGCGGTGGACCCTCCTTTCCGGGTCTCACCCTcgcttcggcgcccgcgaactTCACACAGCTCACCTGACAAGTG GGGGAAGAATACTGCTTATCGGCGGACAGAAGATGTTGGCGCGCGATTACCAGGATGTCGTAATGTTTAAAAGCGAT AGTTGCGGGGGAACTCCGTCCTGTTCAGGAAACGGTACTTGTATAAACGGTAGCTGCTCCTGCAACAGTGGCTGGGCGTCTCAAGACTGTGGCGAG GCGAAACATGCTACTCT GGGATGCTATGCCCTGGTTCCGGATTCAGAGGGGACTGCAACGGAAATGGAACTTGTCAGTCAAACGGGATGTGCGAATGCAA GGACAGCGTGTGATATTCCGACAGAGCTCAGCTCGCGCGTGACTGGTCGGAAAGATGAGAAGCAGGAGAAGCACTTGAGCCAGCTCCCGAATTTGTATGCTAAACATCAAATGGGCGGCGGACCTCCAG TTGGCCGCTACAGCACACTGTGTCATCCAGGTATTCCTGCGGCTATCGATGCGCTTCGTGCGGATATTCCCGGCATGCCGAGGACGAACATGCCGGTTTCCGAAACGAAAATGCAGCCACCACACACAAGCATGCGATCCCAAAGATTGCCGACCCCTCTCCCGGACCTCCCGCCCTACGGTGCTGCCACAGCCTACGTTTCAGCTGCCACGAAAGTTGTAGTCGGCGTTCTGAGCCTCCTAGGAGGTAGTGCTGCAGTCTCAGTAATATACGCCATCAACCACGGCAGAACGTGA
- a CDS encoding putative membrane protein (encoded by transcript BESB_014200), whose protein sequence is MGVTGIMGLCALMMARLTNMFSNYSLSDFMSIGKWADRLGCLVKWLPWLVAVCAIGWIVINAVNISWILIDPKSWCARRWADKGIAAVVNCRTWYRGDAPCIEPQEKTNMANKVASCNDGDFLEANHFFLFTPKDGEKCSFKTIEICRAFKQKYTSFGNGGDINWGKEPLDKCLGTEAETLGADNFLVTTDENSDLYRYVFMYVVGWCVAVLTLVIIFYYVKSSSNFEAMFYQPQRKGDNVILKIIRPLTPWSR, encoded by the exons ATGGGAGTAACAGGGATTATGGGCCTGTGCGCTCTGATGATGGCTCGTCTGACTAATATGTTCAGCAATTACTCTCTGAGTGATTTTATGAGTATCGGGAAATGGGCAGACCGTCTTGGTTGTCTTGTGAAGTGGCTCCCGTGGCTGGTGGCTGTATGCGCCATCGGCTGGATTGTGATTAATGCGGTCAATATCAGTTGGATCCTCATAGACCCGAAAAGTTGGTGCGCCAGGAGATGGGCGGACAAGGGTATTGCCGCAGTAGTCAACTGCCGCACGTGGTACCGGGGCGACGCCCCCTGCATCGAACCAC aggagaaaacgaatATGGCGAACAAAGTCGCTTCATGCAACGACGGCGACTTCCTTGAGGCAAATCATTTCTTCCTTTTTACGCCAAAGGACGGCGAGAAGTGTTCTTTCAAAACCATAGAGATTTGCCGGGCTTTCAAACAAAAGTACACGAGTTTTGGCAATGGAGGGGACATCAATTGGGGAAAGGAGCCTCTAGACAAATGTTTGGGGACCGAGGCGGAAACGCTTGGAGCCGACAACTTTCTGGTAACAACGGACGAGAACAGCGACTTGTATCGATACGTCTTCATGTACGTCGTTGGCTGGTGCGTCGCTGTGTTGACACTTGTGATTATCTTCTACTATGTCAAGAGTTCCAGTAATTTCGAGGCGATGTTCTACCAGCCTCAGCGAAAGGGAGACAACGTCATTCTGAAAATAATTCGGCCCCTTACCCCGTGGAGCAGGTAG
- a CDS encoding putative inosine triphosphate pyrophosphatase (encoded by transcript BESB_014210) produces the protein MADREGKCSSDVHSEDQRALIFFCTGNANKLAEVQKILDSRDVRLIAADLDLPELQGASPAEIAEAKCRTAVRQLRLNKTEIPPSSLLMTEDTCLCFNAIKGLPGPYVKWFLQKLGPEGLPKLIGAYEDKSGYALCTVCVAEIGDGSGDEGEPRIHTLQGRTDGTIVAEPRGPRDFGWDPIFQPDGYNLTYAEMDKAVKNSISHRYKAMQALKDFLKQKSGNTF, from the exons ATGGCGGACAGAGAAGGAAAGTGTAGCTCTGATGTACACTCAGAGGATCAGCGAGCACTCATTTTCTTCTGCACTGGAAATGCCAACAAATTGGCCGAGGTTCAGAAGATCCTAGACAGCCGAGACGTTCGGCTTATTGCTGCAGACCTTGACC TGCCAGAGCTTCAAGGCGCATCACCAGCAGAGATTGCAGAGGCCAAGTGCCGCACTGCTGTACGCCAGTTGCGTCTGAATAAGACAGAGATCCCCCCGTCATCACTCTTGATGACTGAAGACACCTGCTTGTGCTTCAATGCTATCAAGGGGCTGCCGGGACCATATGT AAAATGGTTCCTCCAGAAACTCGGACCTGAGGGATTGCCGAAACTTATCGGGGCTTACGAG GACAAAAGCGGCTACGCCCTCTGCACAGTGTGCGTGGCGGAGATCGGCGACGGCTCCGGTGATGAAGGCGAACCGCGCATTCACACTCTTCAGGGGCGCACTGAC GGCACTATCGTGGCGGAGCCGCGGGGCCCGCGTGATTTTGGCTG GGACCCGATCTTCCAGCCAGATGGCTACAACCTGACATACGCAGAGATGGATAAAGCGGTTAAGAATTCTATCTCTCATCGATATAAAGCGATGCAAGCGCTCAAG GATTTCCTGAAGCAGAAAAGCGGCAACACATTCTGA
- a CDS encoding O-sialoglycoprotein endopeptidase (encoded by transcript BESB_014220), with protein MMASAPSRFFTSPHRMPCHPSPTPGEPFLCLGIESSANKVGVGIVSSTGAILSNPRKTFITPPGTGFLPRETALHHQGVIVGLVQQALTEAGVEPRHLHCIAYTSGPGMGAPLAVGAMTARTLALLWSRPLVAVNHCVAHIEMGRLVTGCSNPVVLYVSGGNTQVIGYADGRYRILGETLDVAVGNCIDRLARLLHLPNDPAPGYQVEQLARRFAEARSLRFCPLSTPRSGAVPSSAQRDSAARSVDCSQGSDAAELLPLPYTVKGMDLSFSGVLSRLEDITGTMRRYKRLQNDSVQAVTSREGMDAGASIQPSKDETIGTQHDTKGDESSGKTRVLKHSGSHGKQAANGVVVGGGDVVEECSPCSRTDGGDSQKDDYCQEGSGSNERGPDGNSAEKRRRREGERQNTKKPEPCLSKETLSAAEETEKSAERGSPCETERAKTETPALFEGLPTHLLSPESLCFSAQETIFAMLTEVTERAMALQHADQVLVVGGVGCNLRLQQMLNEMALRRGASMGGMDDRYCIDNGAMVAYLGCLMAARGQFVEVNKAHYRQRFRTDEVPVLWRDNERQ; from the exons ATGATGGCGTCCGCACCGTCGAGATTTTTTACGTCTCCACATCGCATGCCATGCCATCCGTCACCCACTCCTGGGGAACCTTTCTTGTGCCTCGGCATCGAGAGCAGCGCGAACAAGGTTGGCGTCGGAATTGTGTCCTCCACCGGCGCCATCCTTTCTAACCCTCGGAAGACCTTCATCACTCCCCCTGGGACTGGATTTCTGCCTCGAGAAACAGCGCTGCACCATCAAGGAGTGATCGTGGGTCTAGTGCAGCAGGCTCTCACCGAAGCAGGGGTGGAACCGAGACATCTGCATTGTATAGCCTATACGTCCGGGCCTGGGAtgggcgcgccgctcgcagtGGGCGCCATGACAGCACGCACCTTGGCTCTGCTCTGGAGTCGGCCTCTTGTCGCTGTGAACCACTGCGTTGCGCACATTGAAATGGGCCGTCTGGTAACAGGGTGCAGCAATCCCGTCGTTCTCTACGTCAGCGGCGGCAACACACAG GTGATCGGCTATGCAGATGGGCGTTACCGGATATTGGGAGAGACCTTAGACGTCGCGGTAGGGAACTGCATCGACCGTCTCGCTCGTTTACTTCACCTTCCAAACGACCCGGCTCCCGGTTACCAAGTCGAGCAGCTGGCACGCCGCTTTGCCGAGGCTCGGTCACTGAGATTTTGTCCTCTTTCAACACCTCGTTCTGGCGCGGTgccgtcctctgcgcagcgggATTCAGCTGCGCGATCTGTAGACTGCTCACAAGGGAGCGATGCAGCAGAactgcttcctcttccttACACCGTGAAGGGCATGGACCTGTCATTCAGTGGCGTTCTAAGTCGCCTTGAAGACATCACCGGAACTATGCGGCGCTACAAACGGCTTCAGAATGACTCGGTGCAGGCTGTGACTAGTAGAGAGGGGATGGATGCGGGCGCGAGTATTCAACCGTCGAAAGACGAAACAATCGGAACGCAGCATGACACCAAAGGAGACGAATCCTCAGGGAAGACGCGCGTGTTGAAACACAGTGGAAGTCATGGGAAGCAAGCGGCAAACGGCGTGGTGGTTGGTGGAGGAGATGTGGTGGAAGAATGCTCTCCTTGTTCGAGGACCGATGGGGGTGATTCTCAAAAGGATGACTATTGCCAGGAGGGAAGCGGAAGCAACGAACGGGGCCCAGATGGGAATTCGGCGGAGAAAAGGCGAcgtcgagaaggagaaagacaAAACACGAAGAAACCTGAGCCCTGCCTGTCTAAGGAGACATTGTCAGCGGCCGAGGAGACTGAGAAGTCAGCCGAAAGAGGGTCGCCCTGTGAAACAGAAAGAGCTAAGACAGAAACTCCAGCCTTGTTCGAGGGTTTGCCCACTCATCTGCTATCTCCAGAAAGTCTGTGCTTCAGCGCACAGGAGACTATTTTCGCGATGCTGACGGAAGTTACTGAGCGTGCAATGGCCTTGCAGCATGCTGACCAAGTTCTG GTTGTCGGAGGCGTGGGCTGCAAtttgcgcctgcagcagatgcTTAACGAAATGGCACTGCGGCGGGGTGCCTCAATGGGAGGCATGGATGACCGTTATTGCATCGACAACGGAGCCATGGTGGCGTATTTGGGCTGCCTGATGGCCGCACGCGGTCAATTCGTTGAGGTCAATAAAGCTCACTACCGTCAGCGGTTTCGCACCGACGAGGTGCCCGTCCTCTGGCGTGACAACGAGCGACAGTAG